One genomic segment of Amycolatopsis sp. Hca4 includes these proteins:
- a CDS encoding GyrI-like domain-containing protein, protein MPAGPPFARYRPEPDGRFHVEAGFPVGTAIEAADGVRPSTLPAGPVVETVHVGSYDTMEPAYGALASWVHEHDGELAGAAWEVYLTSPQGRPDPGTWCTEVVQPYRIH, encoded by the coding sequence GTGCCCGCCGGTCCGCCCTTCGCACGCTACCGCCCGGAACCCGATGGCCGGTTCCACGTCGAGGCGGGGTTCCCGGTCGGTACCGCGATCGAGGCAGCCGACGGTGTCCGGCCGTCGACGCTGCCGGCCGGCCCAGTCGTGGAAACGGTGCACGTGGGGTCGTACGACACGATGGAACCCGCTTACGGCGCACTGGCTTCCTGGGTGCACGAGCACGACGGTGAGCTCGCCGGCGCGGCCTGGGAGGTCTACCTGACCTCTCCGCAGGGCCGGCCCGATCCCGGGACGTGGTGTACCGAAGTCGTCCAGCCGTACCGGATCCACTGA
- a CDS encoding sigma-70 family RNA polymerase sigma factor: protein METPAHHDGWRVPRPDTELVRHAVGGDPAATKALFLLLRPIVLGYCRQRLRETVATEAEDCAQDVMVAVLSALPDYTYGPEKFLAWVFGIAAHKVADCHRARNNSREQLVPSADEQLTRTSRSAPAASDEFARLERDRRVGRLLRRLPASHRKVLVLRLAFGYSAEETARLLEMPSAGAVRVAQHRALRRARWLVRGTS from the coding sequence GTGGAAACACCGGCGCACCACGACGGCTGGCGCGTCCCGCGGCCGGACACCGAACTCGTCCGGCACGCGGTGGGCGGCGACCCGGCGGCGACCAAAGCCCTGTTCCTCCTGCTCCGGCCGATCGTGCTCGGCTACTGCCGCCAGCGGCTCCGCGAGACCGTGGCGACCGAAGCGGAGGACTGTGCCCAGGACGTCATGGTCGCCGTGCTGTCGGCGTTGCCGGATTACACGTACGGGCCCGAAAAGTTCCTCGCCTGGGTCTTCGGCATCGCGGCGCACAAGGTCGCGGACTGCCACCGGGCCCGGAACAACAGCCGGGAGCAGCTCGTGCCGTCGGCGGACGAGCAGCTGACCCGCACGTCCCGGTCGGCCCCGGCCGCGAGTGACGAGTTCGCCCGGCTCGAGCGGGACCGGCGGGTGGGCCGGCTGCTGCGGCGGCTTCCCGCCTCGCACCGGAAGGTGCTCGTGCTGCGGCTGGCCTTCGGCTACTCCGCCGAAGAAACGGCCCGCCTGCTGGAAATGCCCAGTGCCGGCGCGGTCCGCGTGGCCCAGCACCGCGCGCTGCGGCGGGCCCGGTGGCTCGTCCGCGGCACTTCCTGA
- a CDS encoding DUF2231 domain-containing protein, whose translation MTTVNGLPAHILLVHAIVVLLPLSALLLVLSALWPAARAKLAGPNAILSVLVVILVPITTDAGEWLERRVARTPLVRTHTELGDTAIWVALPVAVLALLVWWRRRETGRSGRTFLAPASTAVTVVVAALSIAAAGAAVFDIYRIGDSGAQATWQGQFSSAPAAGDSDG comes from the coding sequence ATGACCACCGTCAACGGCCTGCCCGCCCACATCCTGCTCGTGCACGCGATCGTCGTGCTGCTCCCGCTGTCCGCCCTGCTCCTGGTCCTCAGCGCGCTGTGGCCGGCCGCGCGCGCCAAGCTCGCCGGTCCCAACGCGATCCTGTCGGTCCTCGTCGTGATCCTGGTCCCGATCACCACCGACGCGGGCGAATGGCTCGAACGGCGCGTCGCGCGGACCCCGCTGGTGCGCACCCACACCGAGCTCGGCGACACGGCGATCTGGGTGGCGCTCCCAGTGGCCGTGCTGGCCCTGCTGGTGTGGTGGCGCCGCCGGGAAACCGGGCGCTCGGGCCGCACGTTCCTGGCCCCGGCTTCGACGGCGGTCACGGTCGTGGTGGCGGCGCTCTCCATCGCGGCCGCCGGAGCGGCGGTCTTCGACATCTACCGCATCGGCGATTCCGGCGCCCAGGCCACCTGGCAGGGCCAGTTCAGCTCGGCGCCGGCCGCGGGCGACTCGGACGGCTGA
- a CDS encoding FAD:protein FMN transferase → MGTQASLHLRGRRIDSTAGVEPAVAAVFGHLRAVDELFSTYRPDSQVSAFRRGELPREDRHPWLTEVLALCDEARDRTDGYFDAWLPGGFDPSGLVKGWATEKATACLAGLCGFDHYLNVGGDIAARVGVTTAPPWRVAVEDPTDPAAFLAILDVRTGGVATSGTAARGLHIVDPHTGTCPGGLQAVTVTGPTLLWADVFATAAFARGGEDVADWVAGRAPGYEVAALARAP, encoded by the coding sequence ATGGGCACCCAGGCCAGCCTCCACCTGCGCGGCCGGCGCATCGACTCCACCGCGGGCGTCGAACCGGCCGTGGCGGCGGTCTTCGGGCACCTGCGGGCCGTCGACGAGCTGTTCAGCACCTACCGGCCGGACAGCCAGGTCAGCGCGTTCCGCCGCGGCGAGCTCCCTCGCGAGGACCGGCACCCGTGGCTCACCGAAGTCCTGGCGCTGTGCGACGAAGCGCGCGACCGCACGGACGGCTACTTCGACGCGTGGCTGCCGGGCGGCTTCGACCCGTCCGGGCTGGTGAAGGGCTGGGCTACGGAGAAGGCCACGGCGTGCCTCGCCGGGCTGTGCGGGTTCGACCACTACCTCAACGTCGGCGGCGACATCGCCGCCCGGGTCGGCGTGACGACGGCGCCGCCGTGGCGGGTCGCCGTCGAAGACCCCACGGATCCGGCGGCGTTCCTGGCCATCCTCGACGTGCGCACCGGCGGCGTCGCCACCTCCGGAACGGCCGCTCGCGGCCTCCACATCGTCGACCCGCACACCGGCACCTGCCCCGGTGGGCTCCAGGCCGTCACGGTCACCGGGCCGACGCTCCTGTGGGCCGACGTGTTCGCCACCGCCGCCTTCGCCCGGGGCGGCGAGGACGTCGCGGACTGGGTGGCCGGCCGGGCTCCCGGCTACGAAGTCGCCGCGCTCGCCCGGGCGCCCTGA
- a CDS encoding FMN-binding protein, whose amino-acid sequence MRRIAIAAAATVSVVVLLFSYRTSTDATPVATGRPQPSRPASPPTAAGGNGTFTGVAADTRYGPVQVRITVTGGRITAADAIDYPQESGRDVRINSAAVPELNQETLQAQSAQIDTVSGATYTSEGYQQSLQSAIDQAHR is encoded by the coding sequence ATGCGCCGGATCGCCATCGCCGCCGCGGCGACCGTGTCGGTCGTCGTGCTGCTGTTCAGCTACCGGACCAGCACGGACGCCACGCCCGTCGCGACCGGGCGGCCCCAGCCGTCCCGTCCGGCGAGCCCGCCCACCGCCGCCGGCGGCAACGGGACGTTCACCGGCGTCGCCGCCGACACCCGCTACGGCCCGGTCCAGGTCCGGATCACCGTCACCGGCGGCCGCATCACGGCGGCGGACGCCATCGACTACCCGCAGGAGAGCGGCCGTGACGTCCGGATCAACTCCGCGGCCGTGCCGGAGCTGAACCAGGAGACGCTGCAGGCCCAGAGCGCGCAGATCGACACCGTCAGCGGCGCCACCTACACCTCCGAGGGCTACCAGCAGTCCCTGCAGTCGGCGATCGACCAGGCCCACCGGTGA